In Microvenator marinus, one genomic interval encodes:
- a CDS encoding 2-oxoglutarate dehydrogenase E1 component, whose translation MSSNKASETLLSGENLPFIEQLYHQYQENPDSVDPSWVPLFREYYPEDANKVKPSFSPRSIFGPTNGGLNGMSEAEYAPIPHKKPLKTPGRSTKFAARVLGLIEEYRLHGHLVAGLDPLGRPRRNSPPELDPKYFGFTDEDMDAKIVVAELFGDREVTLRQVVQRLRECYCGTAAVEFANIPDTKTREWLREQIEQHNYSEIDGAAERQKIYEDLVASDAFETFLHTKYVGTKRFSLTGGDSLIPMMTAVLDEAANSGVEESILGMAHRGRLNVLHNIMGKPASAMLSEFEKAPNPEEYMGSSDVKYHMGYSSDFQTRSGKKIHLSLTFNPSHLEFVNPVVLGRSRAKQDRRGTDRSNVLPILLHGDAAFSGQGIVVESLNLSLVEGFKVNGCIHIVTNNQIGFTATPDETRSTTYCTDISKILEAPIFHVNGDDPEACVRVARLAMRYRQIFKQDVIIDLVCYRRYGHNEGDEPRFTQPVMYSTIDSLSPVREHYCNTLVESGVLSREKADEIWETRMNDYAQAFQEVQQAPKRSPISTLAGVWDKYEGGRIDNDEVIETKVEQSALTELGLKLAEIPESVKAHRTIQRLFKQREEMARGEKPIDWGFAEGLAFASLLVEGTHVRLTGQDVVRATFSQRHAAVADVETNERHWPHRQLAEKQGRFEVYNSILSEAAVLGFEYGYSLDYPDTLVLWEAQFGDFANGAQVIIDQFISSGEDKWKRLSGLVMLLPHGFEGQGPEHSSARLERFLQLAAEDNMYVCNLTTPAQYFHVLRRQVRHPLRKPLIIMTPKSLLRHRLAISELEELATGEFQHVIPDVRGLDASEVNRVLFCSGKVYYDLVQAAEERGDTTTAIVRLEQLYPFDTGAIKKILETYSHVTDLRWVQEEPKNMGSWYFVLPRFLEDFGIQLKYAGRVESASPATGNFDSHEIEQNKLIADSFT comes from the coding sequence GTGTCCAGCAACAAAGCGTCGGAAACACTTCTTTCGGGCGAGAACTTGCCCTTCATCGAGCAACTCTACCACCAGTATCAGGAGAACCCTGACTCTGTTGATCCAAGTTGGGTACCTCTCTTCCGAGAGTACTACCCGGAGGATGCGAATAAGGTGAAGCCAAGCTTCTCTCCACGCAGCATCTTTGGGCCAACAAACGGTGGTTTGAACGGAATGTCGGAGGCAGAATACGCGCCGATTCCGCACAAAAAGCCGCTCAAAACGCCAGGTCGCAGCACCAAGTTTGCGGCTCGCGTTCTTGGGTTGATCGAGGAGTATCGGCTCCACGGTCATTTGGTTGCGGGACTCGATCCGTTAGGGCGGCCGCGCCGAAATTCTCCGCCAGAGCTCGATCCTAAGTACTTTGGGTTTACCGACGAGGATATGGACGCCAAGATCGTGGTGGCCGAACTTTTTGGCGATCGCGAAGTAACCTTGAGGCAGGTCGTTCAGCGGCTGCGCGAATGTTATTGCGGCACAGCGGCCGTGGAGTTCGCGAATATCCCGGACACGAAGACCCGCGAGTGGTTGCGCGAGCAAATTGAGCAGCACAACTATTCCGAGATCGATGGCGCAGCAGAGCGTCAGAAGATCTATGAAGATCTCGTGGCTTCGGATGCGTTTGAGACGTTCCTTCATACCAAATACGTGGGCACGAAACGCTTCTCTCTCACCGGTGGTGACTCGCTCATCCCGATGATGACTGCGGTATTGGACGAGGCTGCCAATTCTGGCGTGGAAGAGTCGATCTTAGGCATGGCCCACCGCGGCCGCCTGAACGTCTTGCACAATATTATGGGTAAGCCCGCGAGCGCGATGCTTTCGGAATTTGAGAAAGCGCCGAACCCTGAAGAATACATGGGCTCGAGCGACGTGAAGTACCATATGGGGTACTCGAGCGATTTTCAGACTCGCAGCGGCAAGAAGATCCACCTTTCGCTCACGTTCAACCCGAGCCACCTCGAGTTCGTAAACCCTGTGGTTCTTGGGCGTTCACGCGCGAAACAAGATCGGCGCGGCACGGATCGTTCCAATGTGTTGCCGATTTTGCTTCATGGTGATGCGGCGTTTAGTGGTCAGGGCATCGTGGTGGAGTCGTTGAATCTTTCGCTCGTCGAGGGCTTCAAGGTCAATGGATGTATCCATATCGTGACCAATAACCAGATTGGTTTCACGGCAACTCCAGACGAGACGCGCTCCACTACGTATTGCACCGATATTTCGAAGATTCTTGAGGCGCCGATTTTCCACGTCAACGGAGACGACCCGGAGGCTTGTGTTCGCGTTGCAAGGTTAGCCATGCGGTACAGGCAGATCTTCAAGCAAGACGTGATCATCGACCTCGTGTGTTATCGGCGCTACGGCCATAACGAAGGTGACGAGCCTCGTTTCACTCAGCCGGTCATGTACAGCACGATCGATTCGCTCTCCCCTGTCCGTGAGCATTATTGCAACACGCTTGTGGAGTCCGGTGTGCTCTCCCGAGAGAAGGCGGACGAGATTTGGGAGACGCGCATGAATGATTATGCGCAGGCTTTCCAAGAGGTCCAACAGGCACCAAAGCGCTCGCCGATCAGCACGCTGGCCGGGGTATGGGACAAGTATGAAGGCGGGCGGATCGACAACGATGAAGTCATCGAGACTAAAGTCGAGCAGTCGGCCTTGACCGAGCTCGGCCTCAAGCTCGCCGAGATTCCGGAGAGCGTTAAGGCGCACCGCACGATCCAGCGACTCTTCAAGCAACGCGAAGAAATGGCTCGCGGTGAGAAGCCTATCGATTGGGGATTTGCCGAAGGTTTGGCGTTTGCAAGCCTCTTGGTTGAAGGCACCCATGTGCGCCTGACGGGCCAAGACGTGGTGCGTGCGACCTTCTCCCAACGGCATGCCGCGGTGGCTGATGTTGAGACGAATGAGCGTCATTGGCCACACCGGCAACTTGCTGAGAAGCAGGGCCGTTTTGAGGTCTACAACTCGATTCTTTCCGAAGCCGCGGTTCTGGGGTTTGAGTACGGCTACAGCCTTGACTACCCGGACACCTTGGTGCTCTGGGAAGCGCAGTTCGGCGATTTTGCGAACGGCGCACAGGTCATCATCGACCAGTTTATCTCGTCGGGTGAAGACAAGTGGAAGCGGCTTTCTGGGCTTGTCATGCTCTTGCCTCATGGCTTTGAAGGTCAAGGTCCAGAGCACTCGAGCGCAAGGCTTGAGAGGTTCCTGCAGCTCGCGGCAGAAGACAATATGTACGTCTGCAACTTGACCACGCCAGCACAATACTTCCACGTGTTGCGACGTCAGGTTCGGCACCCGCTTCGAAAGCCTTTGATCATCATGACTCCGAAGAGTTTGTTGCGGCATCGGCTTGCGATTTCGGAGCTCGAAGAGCTCGCAACAGGTGAATTCCAGCATGTGATTCCAGACGTGCGAGGCCTGGACGCGTCTGAGGTCAACCGTGTGCTCTTCTGCTCGGGTAAGGTCTACTACGACCTGGTTCAGGCCGCGGAAGAGCGTGGGGACACCACAACGGCTATCGTAAGACTTGAGCAGCTCTATCCGTTTGATACAGGGGCAATCAAGAAGATCCTCGAGACCTACTCACACGTGACAGACTTGCGCTGGGTGCAAGAGGAGCCGAAAAATATGGGTTCCTGGTACTTTGTGCTGCCAAGATTCCTTGAGGATTTTGGCATCCAGCTCAAGTATGCGGGTCGCGTAGAATCGGCGAGTCCTGCGACGGGTAATTTTGATTCGCATGAGATTGAGCAGAACAAGCTCATCGCGGACTCTTTCACCTAA
- a CDS encoding protoglobin domain-containing protein produces the protein MLVFDEIKDYMAFTPQDAACLAELRPIVAPHFSDIVNAFYTALYANPRTKAVFESEEQVERLRKSLMTWLDELFGGRYDDSYFIKRARIGRAHVAVGLLPHFMFGAMNVIRSEIVEIIHAEHAPEKRHPCASAVNRILDLELTIMVQSYWDNLMEMKLKVPAALASGLAHEIRNPLNALALNITLLERKMRAIEDDQSGPIMDAMRSEIRRITALTTEIMDFAKPISVERAWCSARRLTDVMRMNLGTTMDATEIEFTSELEGPDELYCDSDRLQQALLNLITNAVEAIRHTPGRVNLKILNDDSNTTIVVSDNGEGMTPAMQYRMFDLFFTSKTTGTGLGLAIVKKIVEAHEGALDVTSKVGQGTAFTISIPRPAAGPPES, from the coding sequence ATGCTCGTATTTGATGAAATCAAAGACTACATGGCGTTTACGCCGCAGGATGCGGCGTGTTTGGCCGAATTGCGACCGATTGTAGCCCCCCATTTTTCAGATATCGTCAACGCATTTTACACCGCACTCTATGCGAACCCCCGGACCAAGGCCGTTTTCGAGTCCGAGGAACAGGTTGAGCGTTTGCGAAAGTCGTTGATGACGTGGTTGGACGAGCTTTTTGGGGGCAGGTACGACGATTCGTATTTCATTAAGCGGGCCCGAATCGGGCGCGCACACGTGGCGGTTGGCCTTTTGCCACACTTCATGTTTGGCGCGATGAATGTGATTCGGTCTGAAATCGTTGAGATCATTCACGCCGAGCACGCCCCAGAGAAGCGGCATCCTTGCGCAAGTGCGGTGAATCGCATTTTGGATCTGGAGCTCACGATCATGGTGCAGTCCTATTGGGACAACCTGATGGAGATGAAGCTCAAGGTTCCCGCGGCGCTTGCGAGTGGGCTCGCGCATGAAATTCGCAATCCTTTGAACGCGTTGGCACTCAATATCACGCTCCTTGAGCGAAAAATGCGCGCCATTGAGGACGACCAATCGGGCCCCATCATGGATGCGATGCGCTCCGAGATCCGACGTATCACGGCGTTGACCACCGAGATTATGGATTTTGCGAAGCCAATCAGCGTGGAGCGTGCCTGGTGTTCGGCTCGGCGCCTAACCGATGTGATGCGAATGAACCTCGGGACAACCATGGACGCTACGGAGATCGAGTTTACGAGTGAGCTTGAGGGACCGGACGAGCTCTATTGTGACTCAGATCGCCTCCAACAAGCATTGCTGAACTTGATTACCAATGCGGTCGAGGCGATTCGGCACACTCCTGGTCGCGTCAATCTTAAGATTCTGAACGATGATTCGAACACAACCATCGTGGTGTCAGATAATGGGGAAGGAATGACGCCGGCGATGCAATACCGGATGTTCGACCTCTTCTTCACCAGCAAGACAACTGGAACAGGGTTGGGGCTCGCAATCGTTAAAAAGATCGTTGAGGCCCATGAAGGCGCGCTGGATGTCACCTCGAAGGTCGGGCAAGGGACCGCCTTCACCATTTCAATTCCTCGCCCAGCGGCGGGGCCACCTGAGTCATAG
- a CDS encoding sigma-54-dependent transcriptional regulator — protein sequence MSAASEIVERNVGSILVVDDEASARQVLVQLLRDDGHHVEEAADGFKALGVLQDWRPDILLTDLKMPLMDGVQLLKKAREMYPDLTCIVMTAFASVDTAVQAMKSGANEYLTKPLNFEAVELTIERALERVRLVKELEVLREKANTAAPQIVGNSAPVKHLLQLIDQVAPSRATVLITGESGTGKEMVARRIHEMSNRGRKPFMALHCAALTETLLESELFGHEKGAFTGAASTRRGRFEEADGGTIFLDEIGEISPSTQVKLLRFLQTREFERVGGNQTISVDVRIVTATNRNLAEEVQKGRFREDLYYRLNVINIETPPLRTRRSDIPLLMRHFVDKYSRENSKTIQEIDSEFVRELESYDWPGNVRELENVIERAVVLTESGRITADHLPRTVTQSSGSKAWGSDVVIPGSRLEDLERYAILATYESTGGDSAETAQILGVSQRKIQYKLRDYRDAGLV from the coding sequence ATGTCAGCTGCTAGTGAAATTGTTGAAAGAAATGTGGGGTCTATCCTCGTGGTGGATGATGAGGCATCAGCGCGTCAGGTTTTGGTTCAGCTCTTGCGTGACGACGGTCATCATGTGGAGGAGGCAGCGGATGGATTTAAGGCCCTTGGCGTGCTTCAGGATTGGCGCCCGGACATCTTGCTGACCGACCTTAAGATGCCGCTGATGGATGGCGTGCAATTGTTGAAGAAGGCTCGGGAAATGTACCCGGACCTGACGTGCATCGTGATGACCGCGTTTGCGTCGGTGGATACCGCGGTTCAGGCCATGAAAAGTGGCGCAAACGAGTACCTTACTAAACCTCTTAACTTTGAAGCGGTGGAGTTGACCATTGAGCGCGCGTTGGAGCGTGTTCGGTTGGTCAAGGAGCTCGAGGTTCTTAGGGAAAAAGCCAACACAGCAGCTCCACAGATCGTGGGTAATTCTGCGCCAGTGAAGCACTTGCTTCAGCTCATTGATCAGGTGGCTCCATCCAGAGCCACTGTGTTGATCACCGGAGAATCTGGCACGGGAAAAGAGATGGTGGCTCGTCGAATTCACGAGATGAGCAACCGAGGTCGAAAGCCCTTTATGGCCCTGCATTGTGCGGCTCTAACCGAGACACTGCTTGAGTCGGAGCTGTTTGGTCATGAAAAAGGAGCGTTTACCGGCGCGGCGTCTACGCGGCGAGGCCGTTTTGAAGAAGCGGATGGCGGCACCATTTTCCTCGACGAGATCGGCGAGATTTCGCCTTCAACTCAAGTGAAGTTGTTGAGATTTCTGCAGACTCGAGAGTTTGAGCGTGTCGGCGGCAACCAGACGATTTCGGTGGATGTTCGAATTGTGACGGCTACGAATCGTAATCTGGCCGAAGAGGTTCAGAAGGGGCGCTTCAGGGAGGACCTCTACTATCGTTTGAACGTGATCAATATTGAGACTCCTCCACTTCGAACGCGTCGCTCGGATATTCCGCTTCTGATGCGGCATTTCGTGGACAAGTATTCGCGCGAGAACAGCAAAACGATTCAAGAGATCGACTCCGAGTTTGTGCGAGAGCTCGAGAGCTATGACTGGCCTGGCAATGTGCGTGAGCTCGAGAACGTGATTGAGCGCGCGGTGGTATTGACTGAGAGCGGCCGGATTACGGCGGACCATCTGCCGCGCACCGTAACTCAGTCGAGTGGTAGCAAGGCCTGGGGTAGTGATGTGGTCATCCCTGGTTCTCGGCTTGAGGACCTGGAGCGCTACGCCATCCTTGCGACGTATGAGTCCACAGGTGGTGATTCGGCTGAAACAGCCCAGATTTTGGGCGTGTCTCAGCGCAAGATTCAATACAAACTGCGGGACTATCGAGACGCGGGCCTCGTCTAG
- the glyS gene encoding glycine--tRNA ligase subunit beta produces MNTQELVFEIGCEDIPARFVQVALDDLHARFLSACKDARINAEAHAFATPRRLTLLATLAASQKDLEEVRTGPPMAAAFRDGQPTKAASGFAAGQGVAVEDLFSVQTEKGEYVAAKVFEAGKPTAEVLPRLLEGLIAQTNFPKSMRWGDRKETFARPVRWIVAVFAGEQIPVEWAGVKSGNITYGHRFAAPAPISVSGHESYRNGLANAHVVLDTEKRREIIREGLSKVAAEAGGHVISDEALLDEVVYLVEDPYVLLVRYDETYLELPPEVLISSMRSHQRYFALQGADGKLIAACGVVYNTPVRDPAVVAAGNLRVLKARLDDAKFFWSQDLKASLEDYNRKLETVVWLKQIGTMDERARRMTKTAVAIASELGLETAVVNAANRAGELSKADLATGMVSEFPDLQGVMGREYAKAAGESAEVARAIYEQYLPKGADAEVPTSHAGACLSLAEKLDSLVGCFGIGLVPTASADPYALRRAALGVLRVLQAMEYTIGLKTLIELAFEAYDASSLKLSREEVVAQVSEFVSTRLRHSLVQAHPTELVDAVLAVGLNDVLSVSDRVEALSTIKNLPDFEPLTQGFKRVVNILKKQDAASLDVNADLLQDPAEKSLFEAVTAAEAKMQAAIEARDWAGACQTLIALKAPVDQFFETVMVMAEDDALRANRIALLARTRSLFFKVADLSV; encoded by the coding sequence ATGAATACTCAAGAACTTGTTTTTGAAATCGGTTGTGAGGATATCCCCGCTCGATTTGTCCAAGTGGCACTCGATGATCTGCACGCGCGTTTTCTCTCGGCGTGCAAAGACGCTCGAATCAATGCCGAGGCCCATGCTTTTGCAACACCACGCCGCCTCACGCTCCTCGCCACACTGGCTGCGAGCCAAAAAGATCTAGAGGAGGTTCGTACCGGTCCTCCTATGGCGGCTGCGTTTCGTGATGGTCAGCCTACTAAAGCTGCCTCCGGCTTTGCGGCCGGCCAAGGGGTCGCTGTTGAAGACCTCTTCTCGGTGCAAACGGAGAAGGGCGAGTACGTTGCGGCCAAGGTTTTTGAAGCTGGAAAGCCCACCGCTGAAGTATTGCCCCGTTTGCTCGAAGGCCTGATCGCTCAGACGAACTTCCCAAAATCAATGCGATGGGGAGATCGAAAGGAGACCTTCGCAAGGCCCGTGCGCTGGATTGTTGCCGTGTTTGCCGGGGAGCAGATTCCAGTGGAGTGGGCGGGCGTAAAATCTGGCAATATCACTTATGGGCATCGGTTTGCAGCTCCCGCACCGATCAGTGTCTCGGGGCACGAATCGTACCGCAACGGGCTGGCCAATGCCCACGTGGTTTTGGATACGGAAAAGCGTCGAGAGATTATCCGAGAAGGGCTCTCCAAGGTGGCCGCAGAAGCCGGCGGTCACGTGATCTCAGACGAGGCGCTCCTTGATGAAGTCGTCTATCTTGTAGAGGATCCCTACGTGCTTCTCGTCAGGTATGACGAGACCTATCTTGAGCTTCCGCCGGAAGTCCTGATCTCGTCCATGCGATCGCATCAGCGCTACTTCGCCCTTCAGGGGGCCGATGGAAAGCTGATCGCGGCATGTGGCGTGGTCTACAATACGCCCGTTAGAGACCCAGCCGTGGTGGCCGCCGGTAACCTCCGGGTGCTCAAGGCCAGGCTCGACGATGCCAAGTTCTTCTGGTCTCAAGACCTCAAGGCGAGCCTGGAGGATTATAATCGAAAACTCGAGACCGTGGTTTGGCTCAAGCAGATTGGGACCATGGATGAGCGCGCACGCCGGATGACAAAGACGGCCGTCGCAATCGCTTCCGAACTCGGATTGGAAACTGCAGTCGTCAACGCCGCAAATCGCGCCGGAGAACTCTCCAAGGCAGATCTCGCTACGGGCATGGTCTCCGAATTCCCGGACCTTCAGGGTGTGATGGGGCGCGAGTATGCCAAGGCTGCCGGTGAGTCGGCTGAAGTCGCGCGGGCCATCTATGAGCAATACCTGCCAAAAGGCGCAGATGCCGAAGTCCCAACCTCGCACGCAGGGGCTTGCCTCTCGCTCGCTGAGAAGCTCGATAGCCTCGTGGGCTGCTTTGGGATTGGCCTCGTGCCAACCGCTAGCGCTGACCCATACGCGCTTCGTCGTGCGGCTCTGGGCGTGCTCAGAGTGCTTCAGGCTATGGAGTACACGATCGGCCTTAAAACGCTCATCGAACTCGCCTTTGAGGCCTACGATGCGAGCTCGCTCAAGCTCTCGCGAGAAGAAGTCGTGGCGCAAGTGAGTGAGTTTGTGAGTACACGACTCAGGCACTCGTTGGTGCAGGCACACCCCACGGAACTTGTAGATGCCGTTTTGGCGGTAGGTCTCAACGATGTCTTGAGCGTCTCAGACAGGGTCGAGGCCCTCTCAACGATCAAGAATCTGCCCGATTTTGAGCCGCTGACACAAGGGTTCAAGCGCGTGGTCAATATTCTCAAGAAACAAGACGCTGCGTCGCTTGACGTTAATGCCGACCTCTTGCAAGACCCCGCCGAGAAATCACTCTTCGAAGCGGTGACGGCCGCTGAGGCTAAGATGCAGGCCGCAATCGAAGCACGTGATTGGGCAGGCGCCTGCCAGACTTTGATTGCCCTTAAAGCGCCTGTAGATCAGTTCTTTGAAACGGTGATGGTCATGGCTGAGGATGACGCCCTGCGCGCCAATCGTATCGCGCTCCTCGCGCGTACACGTAGCCTATTCTTCAAGGTCGCAGACCTTTCGGTCTAG